From Malaya genurostris strain Urasoe2022 chromosome 2, Malgen_1.1, whole genome shotgun sequence:
CTATGGAAAAAGACACAAACGAATTATTGAATGCGCCTTTGGTTATGCAACAAAAATTGTACATCCTCTTATAATTTTAATTACAGGGGCTGAATCATTACAGCGGCTCTCTATACGAAATTTGAGTGATCCAATATCGCTCAATATTGGTACCACTTAAGTCCCGAATAGAGCGCTTTTTTGGATAGTTTACTGCAACAATCCACCGATGTTCAGTGAGAATTAACAGCAATAATATTTCGtcactaagtccaaactatcaCACTCGAATTCCCAATTAAATCGTCTGGAATTTGAGTTCGGACTCGAttgttgaatttgatttcaattttaaataaaactgaATTTCGAATCAAAATTCAAACGATGCAACTAAATTGAATTACTGATCTCTGATGTGTATAGATTTCGATAAGTGGTTTTCAACCGAATTTCcagtaaaaatagaaaaaagatGCATAAATTATCGAAAGAAGTTTAGTGTTTGCCTTACGCAATTTCACTTGGTAATTTGTCATCCTTTAAAGTGTTTTAGTACACCGCCGTCCAAGTTCTTGATATCGTCTGGTATAGTGAATATTGTGCCTAGGATAATTGCTAAAAGCAGAAGAGTGAATAAACAGCATATGGATTTTCGACTAGCTAAACCATCTAGTCTAGAGGACTTAATCTGATTGGACACCTCAGTCCAtagtaaaaaaattcttccaattTTTTCAATCCAGATAGATAATTTATTTCCATTGATCAGGCGATTGGGATCATACATAACGAGAACAATCGTAGGGTAGataggtaaaatacttcataattgtCAACAATTTTGGGTTTTCTGTTTCCATGTCGTTTGGCTTATATATCGGTGTACTAAACAGTAATTGTAGATCCAAAATGATTGGTTTATCACAAATTATCAGTATAATAGGCAACACACATCACAACACATTTGGAAAAAGTTTTGCTAACAAAACGAATGTTCCTGTTGCCATTAAGATTCAATACACATACCTATAAAAATATGCATGGTTGCCGTTGGGTGATCGGATTGCTTCCAAAAACTACTTTATAGTTCATATGATATGAAAATACGATTGCTACCGATCAAAGAGAAAATCTTGCAAGAAGGATTGTTATTTTATGTTTATCGGACACTTCTATCAGTTTCTCAGCAGCTCTGTTTGATTACAAACATATCATTGTTAGTATTGTTTTagtttttgtatatattatatAAGTGATTTGCTCTAAAGGTTGGAAGATTTGATGACACTCTCGCCTTATAAATAGATAGCAGAATAAAAGTATGCAATTTTAAATGCCTAGATTTGTATTCTTGTGTAATTGGGTCTTTTCTTAATCTTACCCTCACTAAGAGATAAACATATTGCAAATAAATAAGAATTCGCGGAAGAACAACTTCACGATTTCTTGTCTAACAAACAGATTCAAAATTATACAAATTCACCTGACCTGACATCTGTGAGTTTTGTTTCCGACGGCTTAGTATCTAGATAAATGGCTTTTGTTCTAGACTTAGGGTAATTTTATTTGCTAGAATTACCGTACTAGGGAATTAAAGCGACTGCACTTGTTTGTTATGATTTATTTTGGTCGTTCTAATTGTttgattatattatattaagcaGACAAAAGAGAAAAAAGTTCTCTCACACTCGTTAGATCATGTAACAGATAGATTGTTAGTCTTATATTTTCAATGTTCTCTTCTGAGAATGCTGCACGATACAATGTGAAATATGAAGGAATGTCTTACTATTACAATCTATATTATTTACAAATTAGTAAATTGCATGCAAATAAACTAAACTATTGGAATTTTACCCAAATCTATCGAAGGGATGGTTTTTGTTTAAAAAGTATGCAAACGTATATCATCCCTACAActaatatttcataaaaatacataaacacacacacactctcgcaactaggaaaaaaatatggcGCGGACAAATTACTATCGTATGATATCGTCGTTTTTGCCGGTACTGTCAGCTTGGGTCAAGCTTCGTTATGCTTCTGAATACATGCGTGACTGCACATATGTCGAATTACAATGGAAACAACCGTAATATACAGTACGGCTTACTTCAGAAAGAACTATTCTGATATCTATAGATTGAacgaataaaatcatttgaGTTCTCGACCGCCACCATTGCCGCGGTACGATGAATTTTGGCTCTGACTGCTTCCGTTCCCATTCGGTTGTGTTGAACTATTTCCTTGGTTGTTACTATTGTTGTTGTGGTTGTGATTGTTGTTGTTATAATTTAAGTTGTTGTTATTGGTGCTgcgattgttgttgttgttgttattgttgctaTGCAAAGGTACCGTAGCTCGTTGATCTTCCATGCGACCTCCCTGAAGACGCATAATAAGCGAAAAGAAATCCTCATCCGGAACTGTGGCTCCACTGTTAGAATTGCCAGTAGCCGTACGCCTGTCACTTGACTCCGCGTCCATTGTGATGTTTGGTGTTGGAAGTTCCGAGCGCTGTTCCTCGATTCGAGAACCCTGAATGTCAATGGTACCGTTAGTACAGTGTgccttcttgtttttttttgtatatatatttttatcacTCACCTGGCATCGCATAAGCATATCCAGGAAGGCATCATCCGGCGGTGTACCTATCCCGTCGGACGGTGGCGGCTGCTGGGACTGTGGTGCCTGACTGTTACCGGTTGTTGTACTAACATCGGCTGGACGGTTTGTAACGTTGTTTGAATTGTTGAGCGAAATTCGCTTCAGACCTGGCAGCAAAGCTCGTTGTTCATCCATTCGTTCTGATTGAAAGTCGGCGATCATTTCCAGAAGAGCATTTCTAAAATGATTCGATGATGTAGTATTCTAGATTATGCGGTAATTGACAAAAGATAGGAAAAGAGGAATACAAAACTACTACTCCAATTTTGACAACCAAAGCGTTTTTTTATCGCTTATTATTTCGTTACTGCCGTTAGTTTGCCTTTCTCGACTCAAGACATGATGTCTTTCAATTTAAACCCAGAGAAGAAAAAGCCGTTGATTACACTTGTAATACACCGGTAAAGGACatgaaaattttctcagagcaTCTCACCTGTTCTCCTTGGCTACCGCAGCATTACTGTTGTGCTGTGTCAATGGTTTCCTAGCGGAATCGACACTCTCGGCGTGAGTCAACTGTGTGATAGAAAATAGGGAACTTAATTTTAGTCTATTTGTTGCACAAATACGTGCTTATCACCAGTATTACGTACCTTTAAAGTGCAACGCTGGTCATCCATTCGTTTGCTCTGCGACCGAGTCAACAATTCGAAGAAGTCTTCGTCGTTGTTTTTGAATAGGTTTTCGTCCTGTTTGTTGCTGCCCTTGTGTTGCTGCTGTTGTGCAAGTGCCGATTGTGGTAGCTGTTTGTCATGCACATTTACCATCTTTTTACCATCCGGAGTTAGCTGTGGGACGAAAATCAATGTTATTTCGAGAACAATGTAATAGAAAAAGGCTAGCGGGATGGAATGAAAATCTATTATGCAGATACCTAGCAGTCAGTCAATGTTTCACTAACTGATAAAACTGACAATGTGTGACAATGTTTCACTAACTGATAAAACTGACTCTAGTGTCAATTACGCACCCTAACCGATTTTGCTGTTTAACGAAATGAACTGAAGTCTGTCCAGTGACGAGCGAACGAGCTTCAATAAGTGGCGAACAGTTTCACACGCGTTATCTTTGTTTGTGGATTAATCATTGTATGGCGGTGCATCATATAATTAACATATTTACATTCTCATCGACTGATAACGATCAGTTAGCAACTCCGGAAAACTGTTACTGACCAGCAAATAATGTCTTGTGAAAAAGCCTGAATTCATATCaacataatgttttttttaacagtATAGTAAACAAAACCTACCTTAATCAAATCCAATTGTTCCATACTCTGCCGCCGCACGCGGTGTTGCTTAGATAATAAGCCACCAACACCTCCCTTGCCAGCGCCAGCCTGGGAACCCGTGCCACCGATTTGAGTATTCTGATTGGTCAATTCCTGTAGAGTATCATTGTCAATTGCCACCATGGACGCACTGTCCACCGGTAGTTCCGGCAAGCCGAGTATTTTCCGCAGATCCGATATGTTCATTTTGGCAGTATTTTCACCAACCATGTCACCGAGCTCCTTCGCTAGCAGGTAGTGAGAGTTCGCATAGTGCAGGGCCTTTTCGTGATTGCCAATCGACGAGTGAGCATTTCCCAAACTCCAACAGGCTCGTGCTTCACCAATTCTATCGCCAAGCTCTTGGGCGATCGCCAGGTGCCGTTGGTGGTAATCAATAGCCGTCGGAAAATCTCGCAACAGTGTGTAAGTATTTCCGAGACTGTAGCAAGCTTGCGCTTCCACGGCACGCTCGCCGAGTTCCATTGCTAGCGTCAGTGTGCGTCTGAAACGGAAGATTGACACGGTGAGAATAGGATATGCATGTACGGACCCGTGGGTAATCATGCAGATATCAGGAAGCTGATAAAACACAACAAACGTCAATGCTCTAGACATGTCGTGCGAATGTCGGAAAGAGACTAG
This genomic window contains:
- the LOC131429608 gene encoding G-protein-signaling modulator 2, with the translated sequence MSSLSASAENLSSDQNNDGSSMCLELALEGERLCKSGDCRAGVAFFQAAIQAGTDDLRTLSAIYSQLGNAYFYLGDYTKAMQYHKHDLTLARSMNDKLGEAKSSGNLGNTLKVMGRFDEAAIFCQRHLAIAQSLGDRLSEGRALYNLGNVYHAKGKQLGQKDPGDFSDEVKESLMQAVDYYQQNLTLMKDLGDRGAQGRACGNLGNTYYLLGNFETAIEHHQERLRIAREFGDKAAERRANSNLGNSHIFLGQFEQAANHYKRTLTLAMELGERAVEAQACYSLGNTYTLLRDFPTAIDYHQRHLAIAQELGDRIGEARACWSLGNAHSSIGNHEKALHYANSHYLLAKELGDMVGENTAKMNISDLRKILGLPELPVDSASMVAIDNDTLQELTNQNTQIGGTGSQAGAGKGGVGGLLSKQHRVRRQSMEQLDLIKLTPDGKKMVNVHDKQLPQSALAQQQQHKGSNKQDENLFKNNDEDFFELLTRSQSKRMDDQRCTLKLTHAESVDSARKPLTQHNSNAAVAKENRNALLEMIADFQSERMDEQRALLPGLKRISLNNSNNVTNRPADVSTTTGNSQAPQSQQPPPSDGIGTPPDDAFLDMLMRCQGSRIEEQRSELPTPNITMDAESSDRRTATGNSNSGATVPDEDFFSLIMRLQGGRMEDQRATVPLHSNNNNNNNNRSTNNNNLNYNNNNHNHNNNSNNQGNSSTQPNGNGSSQSQNSSYRGNGGGRELK